One Gimesia aquarii DNA segment encodes these proteins:
- a CDS encoding glucose-1-phosphate adenylyltransferase has product MKNVVSLILGGGKGTRLFPLTQLRSKPAVPLAGKYRLIDIPISNCINSELSRIYLITQFNSVSLHRHIRQTYKFDSFGGGFVEILAAQQTMSGTDWYQGTADAVRKNIRVIEQSGIDYVLILSGDQLYRMDYQKMLQTHIDSKADVTIATVPLSSEQASAFGIMRVNDEGRVEGFLEKPQTEEELELVRTSPAWIDQQGIESKGRDCLASMGIYLFNRDLLVDLLKKSTYEDFGKEIFPMSIRTHQVHAHLFDGYWEDIGTIRSFYEANLALANPNPPFDFVVEKAPIYSRPRFLPPTRCEGVTINRSLIADGCEIDEGTVIENSVIGLRCRIGKNVTIRNSVVMGADFYQDQLKDNIENENLPPFGIDEGAFIDGAIVDKNCRVGKNVRIELNGHTEQDFDHTDVLIRDGIIVVPKGTVLPDNWEL; this is encoded by the coding sequence ATGAAAAATGTAGTCAGCCTCATTCTCGGGGGCGGCAAGGGCACACGTTTGTTTCCACTTACGCAACTTCGCTCAAAACCAGCCGTGCCACTGGCTGGAAAATATCGTTTAATTGATATCCCGATCTCGAATTGTATCAATAGTGAATTAAGCCGCATTTATCTGATAACCCAATTTAATTCTGTCAGCCTGCATCGTCATATTCGGCAAACTTATAAGTTTGATTCGTTTGGTGGCGGATTTGTGGAAATCCTGGCAGCACAGCAGACGATGTCAGGGACTGACTGGTATCAGGGAACCGCCGATGCCGTTCGCAAAAATATCCGCGTCATTGAACAATCGGGTATCGACTACGTTTTGATTCTCTCCGGTGACCAGCTTTATCGGATGGATTATCAGAAAATGCTGCAAACACATATCGATTCAAAAGCCGATGTCACGATTGCAACGGTACCGCTTTCCAGCGAACAGGCTTCCGCTTTCGGGATCATGCGCGTCAATGATGAGGGACGCGTGGAAGGTTTCCTGGAAAAACCACAAACGGAAGAGGAACTTGAACTGGTACGTACCTCTCCGGCCTGGATTGATCAGCAGGGCATCGAAAGTAAAGGCCGCGATTGTCTGGCCAGTATGGGCATCTATCTATTCAATCGCGATTTACTGGTCGATCTATTGAAGAAGTCGACTTATGAAGACTTCGGTAAAGAAATCTTTCCGATGTCGATTCGTACGCATCAGGTCCATGCGCATTTGTTCGATGGCTATTGGGAAGATATTGGGACGATCCGTTCTTTTTACGAAGCAAATCTGGCGTTGGCGAACCCCAATCCACCTTTTGATTTTGTGGTAGAGAAAGCCCCCATCTATTCCCGACCGCGTTTTCTGCCACCGACGCGCTGTGAAGGGGTCACAATTAATCGCAGCCTGATAGCGGATGGATGTGAGATCGATGAAGGAACCGTAATCGAAAATAGTGTCATTGGTCTCCGCTGTCGCATTGGCAAGAATGTGACGATCCGCAATTCAGTAGTGATGGGAGCGGATTTCTATCAGGATCAATTAAAAGACAATATAGAAAACGAAAACTTACCCCCCTTTGGTATTGATGAGGGCGCGTTCATCGACGGTGCTATCGTCGATAAAAACTGTCGTGTCGGCAAAAACGTCCGCATTGAACTCAACGGCCACACCGAACAGGATTTCGACCACACTGATGTCCTGATCCGAGATGGGATCATCGTAGTTCCTAAGGGGACTGTCCTTCCTGATAATTGGGAACTCTGA
- a CDS encoding SulP family inorganic anion transporter → MSQNNSSQTKFNLKRYLDEFNPWHNIKIMHTNVPNDILSGITIAVIAMPLALAFGVASGLGAEAGMWAAICGGILVGLFGGSHTGVSGPTGPKVVQLAAIIAATKLVSGEPDIGFAMSMVFLSGLVCIVLALMKIGRFIYYTPYSVVSGFMCGIGVIIILLEIPPMLGFATPNSVIGAIKQIPYDIMHEKPHALIVSLATFFTILLWPRITKKQWLPAPLLGLIVGTSIAHLFHFNDIEYIASMPVGMPHLYWPDFTRFGDMIGGAFALAGLCIFDSLLTCLVADNMTNERHNSDREIFGQGIANMACGVVGGVTTATATMRTVANIKCGGKTGLASIVHGLVLLALMLGLAPYASFIPMACLAGILLKVGMDIIDYRVLPVLHRMPFMDSICFWAVLILTISVDLLVAMGVGITIAFVRIVQELGQAYEQNVVNLNEVNRPLPGDVPMPEELKKKVLKLRLEGPLFFGVSDTIYRASSALVDYKYLIIRMARVPMVDMSGAYLLDDIVEKAHQQGAIVFFTGLKPQVERTLERLRIFENVADGNCLETFNDAILRIQEIEGTLSAQQTECETRLSQV, encoded by the coding sequence ATGTCACAAAATAATTCAAGCCAAACAAAGTTTAATCTAAAACGTTATCTCGATGAGTTTAATCCCTGGCATAATATCAAAATCATGCATACAAATGTGCCGAACGATATTCTGTCTGGCATCACGATTGCGGTGATCGCAATGCCGCTAGCATTAGCATTTGGCGTTGCCTCTGGTTTAGGTGCTGAAGCCGGCATGTGGGCTGCGATTTGTGGAGGGATTCTCGTTGGGTTATTTGGAGGCTCTCATACGGGAGTCAGCGGTCCTACCGGACCCAAAGTGGTTCAGCTGGCAGCCATTATCGCAGCCACCAAACTAGTATCTGGAGAACCTGACATCGGATTTGCGATGTCAATGGTGTTTTTGAGCGGTCTGGTATGTATCGTGTTGGCATTAATGAAAATAGGCCGCTTCATCTATTACACACCTTACTCAGTCGTTTCTGGATTTATGTGTGGAATCGGTGTCATCATTATCCTGCTTGAAATTCCGCCTATGCTGGGTTTTGCTACGCCGAACTCGGTGATAGGAGCCATAAAGCAGATTCCCTATGATATCATGCATGAAAAACCACATGCATTGATTGTTTCGTTAGCCACATTTTTTACGATTTTGCTCTGGCCTCGTATTACTAAGAAACAATGGTTGCCGGCACCCCTATTAGGCTTAATTGTAGGCACGAGTATCGCACATCTCTTTCACTTCAATGACATTGAGTATATTGCCTCGATGCCCGTTGGTATGCCGCATTTATACTGGCCTGACTTTACTCGGTTTGGCGATATGATTGGCGGTGCATTTGCTTTGGCCGGACTTTGTATTTTTGATTCCCTGTTGACTTGTCTGGTTGCAGATAACATGACCAATGAGCGGCATAACAGTGACCGTGAAATCTTTGGGCAGGGGATTGCGAATATGGCCTGTGGAGTTGTGGGGGGCGTGACCACTGCGACTGCTACAATGCGAACGGTTGCCAATATCAAGTGTGGCGGAAAAACGGGCTTAGCTTCGATTGTTCATGGTCTTGTGCTCTTGGCGTTGATGCTTGGTTTAGCACCTTATGCCAGCTTTATTCCGATGGCCTGTCTGGCGGGGATCTTGCTCAAAGTGGGCATGGACATCATCGATTACCGTGTGTTGCCAGTGTTGCACCGCATGCCTTTTATGGACTCTATCTGTTTCTGGGCCGTCTTGATTCTTACGATTTCGGTTGATTTACTGGTAGCCATGGGGGTAGGGATCACAATTGCCTTCGTGCGTATCGTGCAGGAATTGGGACAGGCTTATGAGCAGAATGTGGTGAACCTCAATGAAGTCAATCGTCCCTTGCCCGGTGATGTGCCTATGCCGGAAGAACTCAAGAAAAAAGTTCTCAAGTTACGCCTGGAAGGTCCTCTTTTCTTTGGTGTCTCAGATACGATCTACCGCGCCTCTTCTGCATTAGTTGATTACAAATATCTGATAATCCGGATGGCCCGTGTCCCGATGGTGGATATGTCGGGGGCTTATTTACTCGATGATATTGTTGAAAAGGCCCATCAGCAGGGAGCGATCGTGTTCTTCACAGGCTTGAAACCACAGGTGGAACGTACGTTGGAACGATTGCGCATTTTTGAAAATGTGGCTGATGGAAATTGCCTCGAAACGTTTAATGACGCAATTCTCCGAATTCAGGAAATCGAGGGGACATTATCAGCTCAACAGACGGAATGTGAAACAAGGCTGAGCCAGGTTTAA
- a CDS encoding PVC-type heme-binding CxxCH protein, whose product MFPARCLKLFLSNSHYLCSVCTSLLLLIAPRTVHSETPYTPAIAEASQEGEQAIQGFRVPEGMSVSLFAAEPLLANPVAFCIDEQGRFYVAETFRQGKGVEDNRGHMTWLHDDLALETVEQRLKMFQKHLKEEVNQYGLEHDRIRLLEDRNHDGKADYASVFADGFNGILDGTGAGVLARGGNVYYTCIPHLWKLSDTANEGKASLREKLSSGYGVRVAFRGHDSHGLKMGPDGRLYFSIGDRGYNIKTKEGKHLFRPDTGAVFRCNLDGSELEEFAYGLRNPQELAFDDYGNLFTGDNNSDSGDQARWVYVVEGGDTGWRMYYQYLSDRGPFNREKIWHPAHEGQPAYMVPPIINLSDGPSGLVHYPGVGLSDRYKNHFFLADFRGTPSRSGIHSFGVKPKGASFELTDSHEFIWSILATDVDFGYDGSLYISDWVNGWNGLGKGRIYRFTDTKHAQDAATAHTAEIMKVGFSERSVTDLVKLLEHPDQRIRTEAQFALVDRSALDALQNVALNSSHQLARLHAIWGIGQLGRKTGSAVSGIQSLLHDSDSEVRAQTAKVTGEADWGAAAPALMTSLSDSNARVQYFAAVALGNLQTEAAIPALFEMLKTNNNSDPMLRHTAILALSRIDDADSLIAATKNESAAVRLAAVVALRRLQRKEVSLFLQDTDPLVVLEAARAINDEPIPSALSDLAAVSIRSDMSDALLRRVMNANFRLGTKDSALQVAKIAADNNMTEPLRLEAIEELNQWNEPSPLDRVLGRWQPLEQRKQIELAGIIGMIVPDLFQSSEKIKTASTGLAANYGIKAAAPLLAEMVLDKKRPVEVRVASLVALNKLDYSKITDVAKTAIKAAKPQLRVSGRNVLAQHRPEEALTVLEQAIKKGQTREKQGAIQTLATMDSPAATEILVGWMQRLVKQEVPSEIQLDLLKAAEEKQSTELKQLRAEFEANRPKGDAISGYVETLSGGNAARGHEIFYGRSDTSCRRCHKINDNGGEVGPDLSSIGIDKDRRYLLEAIVAPNKAIAKGFETAVLAMLDGKVIVGIIRKETDKEIVLMDAKGTISRVNKDDIDERVAGKSAMPDEIVKQLSKDDLRDLVEFLFQQKQKKKGTAKKHEG is encoded by the coding sequence TTGTTTCCTGCCCGTTGTCTGAAATTGTTTCTCTCAAATTCACACTATTTGTGTTCAGTTTGTACTAGTTTGTTATTGTTAATTGCTCCTCGAACGGTTCATAGCGAAACACCGTACACTCCTGCAATCGCTGAAGCATCTCAGGAAGGTGAACAGGCCATTCAAGGTTTCCGAGTTCCGGAAGGAATGAGCGTCAGCCTGTTTGCAGCAGAACCATTATTGGCGAATCCAGTAGCGTTCTGTATTGATGAACAAGGACGTTTTTACGTTGCCGAGACATTTCGTCAAGGAAAAGGAGTCGAGGACAATCGCGGCCATATGACCTGGCTGCACGATGACCTGGCTCTTGAGACAGTCGAACAACGACTGAAAATGTTTCAGAAACATCTCAAAGAAGAAGTCAATCAATATGGCCTGGAACATGACCGTATCCGCTTGCTGGAAGATCGAAACCACGACGGAAAAGCGGACTATGCCAGTGTTTTTGCTGATGGTTTCAACGGAATTTTGGACGGCACAGGAGCCGGTGTACTCGCTCGAGGTGGAAACGTATATTACACCTGTATCCCCCATCTCTGGAAACTGAGTGACACAGCCAACGAAGGCAAAGCGAGCTTACGGGAAAAGCTGAGTAGTGGTTATGGCGTACGAGTTGCCTTTCGCGGTCACGATTCGCATGGGTTGAAGATGGGCCCCGATGGCCGACTCTATTTCAGTATTGGTGATCGCGGATATAACATCAAAACCAAAGAAGGGAAACATCTGTTTCGACCAGATACGGGAGCCGTCTTCCGTTGTAATCTGGATGGCAGCGAACTGGAAGAATTCGCCTACGGCTTGCGAAATCCACAGGAACTTGCATTTGACGATTACGGTAATCTCTTCACAGGTGATAATAATTCAGACAGTGGAGATCAAGCACGCTGGGTCTATGTTGTCGAAGGGGGCGATACAGGCTGGCGGATGTATTATCAGTACCTTAGCGATCGTGGACCGTTTAACCGAGAGAAGATCTGGCATCCCGCGCATGAGGGGCAACCTGCTTATATGGTGCCGCCCATTATTAATCTGTCTGATGGTCCTTCTGGACTGGTTCATTATCCGGGTGTGGGACTTTCCGATCGTTATAAAAATCATTTCTTTCTGGCAGACTTCCGAGGCACTCCATCCCGTAGTGGTATTCATTCCTTTGGCGTTAAGCCCAAGGGGGCTTCATTTGAATTGACTGATTCGCATGAATTCATCTGGTCGATTCTGGCCACTGACGTCGATTTCGGCTATGACGGCAGTCTGTATATCAGCGACTGGGTCAACGGCTGGAATGGATTGGGTAAAGGCCGTATCTATCGCTTTACGGATACCAAACACGCTCAAGATGCTGCGACAGCACATACCGCAGAGATCATGAAAGTCGGTTTCTCGGAGCGGTCTGTAACAGACCTGGTCAAACTATTGGAACACCCAGATCAGAGGATCCGCACCGAAGCTCAATTTGCTCTCGTCGATCGAAGTGCACTTGATGCCTTGCAAAATGTCGCATTGAACTCATCGCACCAGTTAGCGCGGCTCCATGCCATCTGGGGCATCGGACAACTCGGTCGCAAAACGGGATCTGCTGTCTCAGGCATCCAAAGTCTACTTCATGATTCCGATAGTGAAGTACGCGCGCAAACAGCCAAAGTAACAGGTGAAGCAGACTGGGGGGCTGCTGCTCCTGCGCTCATGACGTCGTTATCAGACTCGAATGCCCGAGTCCAATATTTTGCGGCCGTTGCATTGGGAAATCTTCAAACAGAAGCGGCAATTCCAGCCCTGTTCGAAATGCTCAAGACAAATAACAACTCCGACCCGATGCTTAGGCACACAGCGATTCTAGCATTATCACGCATTGACGATGCAGATTCATTAATTGCCGCTACAAAAAATGAGTCGGCAGCAGTCCGGCTGGCAGCCGTTGTAGCACTCAGACGTCTGCAACGGAAAGAAGTGAGTCTGTTTTTACAAGACACTGATCCGCTGGTCGTACTCGAAGCAGCCCGCGCGATTAATGATGAACCGATCCCCTCAGCCCTCTCTGATCTGGCGGCTGTTTCAATTCGTTCTGATATGTCCGACGCCTTGCTGCGACGAGTGATGAATGCAAACTTCCGGTTGGGTACTAAGGACAGCGCACTTCAAGTGGCGAAAATTGCTGCTGATAATAATATGACCGAACCATTGCGACTGGAGGCAATTGAAGAATTGAATCAATGGAATGAACCTTCACCCTTAGATCGTGTGCTGGGACGCTGGCAACCACTTGAGCAACGAAAGCAGATCGAACTGGCTGGGATTATCGGTATGATTGTTCCCGATCTATTTCAAAGCTCAGAAAAAATTAAAACAGCAAGTACCGGACTGGCAGCAAACTATGGCATCAAAGCAGCAGCCCCCCTGTTAGCAGAGATGGTTCTTGATAAGAAGCGTCCCGTTGAAGTGCGTGTAGCCTCTTTAGTCGCACTTAATAAACTCGACTATTCGAAAATTACCGACGTCGCGAAAACGGCAATCAAAGCTGCCAAACCTCAGTTGCGCGTGAGCGGCAGAAACGTTTTGGCTCAACATCGTCCTGAAGAAGCCCTTACCGTGCTGGAACAAGCGATCAAGAAAGGACAAACCAGGGAAAAGCAAGGAGCGATACAGACGCTGGCGACAATGGATTCACCTGCTGCCACTGAGATTTTGGTGGGTTGGATGCAACGACTCGTCAAACAGGAAGTTCCCTCTGAAATTCAATTAGATCTCTTGAAAGCGGCTGAGGAGAAGCAGTCGACTGAGCTAAAGCAATTGCGAGCCGAATTCGAAGCAAATCGGCCGAAGGGTGATGCGATTTCCGGATATGTTGAGACACTGTCAGGTGGAAACGCAGCACGCGGACATGAGATTTTTTATGGCCGCAGTGATACTTCATGCCGACGCTGTCATAAGATTAATGACAATGGAGGAGAAGTCGGCCCTGATTTATCTTCGATTGGAATCGATAAAGACCGAAGATATCTGCTGGAGGCAATTGTAGCCCCGAATAAAGCAATTGCAAAAGGATTTGAAACTGCGGTCCTCGCGATGTTAGATGGCAAAGTAATCGTTGGTATTATTCGTAAGGAGACGGACAAAGAAATTGTACTCATGGACGCGAAAGGCACAATCAGTCGCGTGAACAAAGATGACATCGATGAGCGGGTCGCAGGGAAATCGGCAATGCCGGATGAGATTGTCAAACAACTCAGTAAGGACGACTTACGGGATCTGGTCGAATTTCTTTTTCAGCAAAAACAAAAAAAGAAAGGAACCGCTAAGAAACATGAGGGATAA
- a CDS encoding replication-associated recombination protein A, whose amino-acid sequence MGLFDQQEAGNLEKAKPLAARMRPQSLEEFAGQQHFLGEGKLLRRILAADRIGSLIFYGAPGTGKTSLAELIAQQSHRRFEALNAASAGIKEVRAALDRARDELATGGKQTILFIDELHHFSKVQQDVLLPDVETGIVSLIGATTSNPFFSLVSALISRSQIFEFQPLTSDDVRQLMKRALNDEKRGLARYKVTVDPEALDFLIEVCDGDARRSLNALEIGVLSITGSERVFDLEVAQESIQKKAVQYDQDGDAHYDSASALIKSMRGSDPDAALYWLARMIEAGEDPRFLARRIVIAAAEDVGNADPTALILATSAFEAIEKIGMPEGRILLSQAVTYIATAPKSNASYVAIDEAIHDVKNKALIPVPIYLKDSHYSGAKQLGHGEGYQYAHDSEQGWVDQDYLGVEKEYYRPVERGFEATIRKRLEVFKQRRKKTGTDENNRS is encoded by the coding sequence ATGGGCTTGTTCGACCAACAGGAAGCCGGCAATCTGGAAAAAGCGAAACCGTTGGCTGCCCGCATGCGTCCCCAATCGCTGGAAGAATTCGCCGGCCAACAGCATTTCCTCGGTGAAGGCAAGCTCCTGCGAAGAATTCTGGCCGCAGACCGCATCGGTTCGCTTATCTTTTATGGTGCTCCGGGAACTGGCAAAACCTCTCTGGCCGAGTTAATCGCTCAGCAATCTCACCGCCGTTTTGAAGCGTTGAACGCCGCCTCTGCTGGAATTAAGGAAGTTCGTGCCGCGCTGGATCGCGCACGCGACGAACTGGCAACAGGTGGAAAGCAAACTATTTTGTTCATCGATGAGTTGCATCACTTTAGTAAAGTCCAACAGGATGTCCTGTTGCCTGATGTGGAAACGGGTATCGTTTCTTTAATCGGTGCGACGACATCGAATCCATTTTTTTCGCTCGTTTCTGCTTTAATCAGCCGCAGTCAGATCTTTGAGTTTCAACCTTTGACTTCTGATGATGTGCGACAGTTAATGAAACGCGCTCTAAACGATGAAAAACGGGGACTGGCCCGATACAAGGTGACAGTTGATCCCGAAGCGTTGGATTTTCTAATTGAAGTCTGCGATGGTGATGCGCGACGGTCTCTGAATGCACTGGAAATTGGAGTGCTTTCGATCACTGGAAGCGAAAGAGTGTTCGATTTGGAGGTCGCTCAGGAATCGATTCAAAAAAAGGCCGTTCAATATGATCAGGACGGAGATGCACACTATGATTCTGCCAGTGCGTTGATCAAAAGCATGAGAGGCAGTGACCCGGATGCCGCCTTATACTGGTTAGCGCGTATGATTGAAGCGGGAGAAGACCCGCGGTTTCTTGCGCGCCGTATCGTTATTGCGGCAGCCGAGGATGTCGGTAATGCCGACCCAACCGCACTGATTCTGGCTACATCTGCCTTTGAAGCAATCGAAAAGATCGGAATGCCCGAAGGTCGCATTTTACTCTCACAGGCAGTTACTTACATCGCAACTGCACCGAAATCAAATGCCTCATATGTTGCCATTGATGAAGCCATTCATGATGTAAAAAACAAAGCATTAATCCCTGTTCCCATCTATTTGAAAGACAGCCACTACTCAGGCGCCAAGCAATTAGGGCATGGCGAAGGATATCAGTATGCGCATGATTCCGAACAAGGCTGGGTCGATCAGGATTATCTGGGGGTCGAAAAAGAGTACTACCGCCCGGTCGAAAGAGGGTTTGAAGCCACAATTCGTAAACGGCTTGAAGTTTTCAAGCAAAGACGAAAAAAAACAGGAACGGATGAAAACAACCGTTCCTGA